CGGTCCGGACGTTGACGGCGCAGCCGATCGGCAGGCCCTCGTGGTAGTGCCCGATGCAGCTCTGGTTGCAGCCGATGCACGGGATCGCGGGCACGCCCGCCCGCAGCTTGCGCGGCAGGTGCGGATCGGCGATCAGCGCCCGGGTCATGCCCACCGCGTCGGCGAGGCCGCGCGCGACGGCCCCCGCTGCCGATACGGGGTCGACGATCCTGGTGGTGGCCAGCAGCCGCACGTCCCGCGGCAGGCGTTCGCGCAGGCCGCCGAGCCGGGTCAGGATCACGTCCTCCGCGACGGGCGGCGGCGGCGCGATCCAGCTGGACCCGGCCAGGGTGCGCGAGTAGCCGAGGGCGAGCGAGACGCAGTCCACCAGGGGTGCGAGCTCCTCGGCGATCTCCAGGCAGCGGGCGTTGTCCAGGCCGCCCGGGGTGAGCTCATCGGCGGCCAGCCGGACACTGAGCGCCCGGTCCGCGCCGATCGCCTCCCGCACCGCGCGCAGCACCTCGGTGGTGAAGCGCAGCGGTGCGGCGTAGGCGTCGGCGCGGTGGTTGGTGAGCGGGGACATGAACTGGGCGGGCAGGTAGCCGTGGGCGGCGGAGACCTCGACTCCGTCGAAGCCCGCCTGCACGGCGTGGCGGGCCGCGTCCGCGTAGCCGCGCACGATCGCGCGGATCTCCCGCAGGGTCAGCGCCCTCGGCTCGACCCTGAATCTGGGCGAGGGGACGGCGCTCGGCGCGGGCGCGGCGCTGCGCGGAGCGCCGGAGAACTCCTCGCTGCCGCCGTGCATCAACTGCAGCAGCAGCGGCGTCCCGTGTGCGTGCACGGCGTCGGCGAGGGCGGCGAGCCCCGGCAGCGACTGCGGCTGGTAGGCGGCCAGGGTGTGCGAGTTGATGAGCCCGCTCGGATGGACGGCGGCGGCCTCGACGAAGACGGCGCCGACGCCGCCCGCCGCACGCTCGGCGTGGTAGGCGAGCAGCGCCGGCGTGGGCCGGTGGTCGTGCACCAGACCGGTCTGGTGCGAGGTGGAGACGATCCGGTTGGGCAGCTCCACCGGCCCGACGCGCAGCGGCGCGAAGAGCGCGTCCGTCATCCGGCCGCGGTCTCCGGCTGGAGCTCCATGTGGTAGCACTTGCGCAGCGTCTCGTGGACCTCCAGGACCACCGGCGTGGCCCGGTCCAGGATGACCGCGCTCCCGGGGGCGATGTCGAAGGGCTGCCCGCCCTCGGGGATGATGGTGGCCTTGCCCTCGACGACGACGAAGATCTCGGACTCGGTCATCCGGATCGCGCCAGGCGTGCAGGTCCAGATGCCGCGGATGGCGCTGCCGTCGGGCGCGGTCCAGATGTTGGCGTCGGCGACGACGGGCTCGCCGGCGACGGCCTGGCCCGGCTCCAGGTCGTAGGGGACGGGCTCGGCGTCGGCGATGACGAAGCTGCTGGCCATGAGGGTTCCTCTCGGTGAAGGGTGCATCGGTGAATCGGCGGACGGGTGTGCGGGCTGCGGTGACGGTCGGTCAGGCGATGACGGCGCGGACGCCGCGGCGCTCGAGCGCGCGGGCGACGACCAGCCGCTGGATCTCGCTGGTCCCCTCCCAGATGCGGTCGACGCGCAGCTCCCGCCAGAAGCGTTCGGCGGCCGTGGTCCGGATGTAGCCGCGCCCGCCGAAGACCTGCACGACCCGGTCGGCGCAGCGGTTGGCCGCCTCGCTGGCGAAGAGCTTGGCGACCGATGCCTTGGCGTGCACGACCTTGGGGTCGGCCCCCGAGTCGGCCAGGGCGGCGACCTCGTAGACGAGCAGGCGCGCCGCGGCGGCGTCGGCGGCCGAGTCGGCGAGCGGGAAGGAGACGCCCTGGTAGTCCAGGATCCGGCTGCCGCCCTGTTCGCGTCCGGCGGCCCAGGCGGTCGCCTCCTCCAGCAGCCGGCCCATCGCGGCCACGCAGTGCACGGCGATCCCGAGGCGCTCCTCCACGAACCAGCGCTGCTGCAGCGCGTCCGCGCCGCCCAGCGGGCCGAGCACCTCGGCGGGGCCGACGCGCACGTCGGTGAAGCGGATGGCCGGGTGGCCGTGCGGGAAGCTGTGTGTGAAGGGCGGGTCGTCGACCGTCTCGACGCCGGGCGCGTCGGCCGGGACCAGGAAGAGCGTCGGGCCCTCCTCGGCGACGGCGACCACGACGTGCGTGGTGGCCACGTCGCCGCTGGTGACGAACCACTTCTCGCCGCTGATCAGCCAGCCCTCGCCGTGCTCGTCCACGACCCTGCGGGCGGTGGTCGCGATCCGGGAGGGGTCGCTGCCGGCGTGTTCCTCGGTCACGGCGTAGGAGACGGCGGCGGTGCCGGCGACGCAGGGGCGCAGGTAACGGTCGATCTGCTCGGGCGTGCCCGCGGTGAGCACGTTGTACGCGTCGGGGATCCACCACCACAGGCCGTTGGTGCTGCGGCCCAGCTGCTCGTGGACGGCAACGTAGTCGGTGGCGCTCCAGCCCTGGCCGCCGTGCTCGGGCGCGATGCGCCCGCCGTTGAGACCGGCCTTGACCGCGGCGGTGCGGATGCCGTCGACGATCTCCTGCGGGAGCCGCCCGCCGGCCCGTTCGGCCTGCACCTCGTAGGGCAGCAGCTCCTGCTCGACGAACCTGCGGGCGCGTTCGGCGAGCTCCTGCTGTTGCGGGCTCAGAGTGACCAAGGACGACATGCCACACCACCACTCGGCGTCATTGACTGATTGGGCAGTCAGTCAATCGGCAGGGTGGGGCGCACGTCAAGGGCCCGCGCACGAAGCGTGCGCGGGCCCTGTGGCGGCGGGGGTGCGGAGGCGGCGGCTACCTGCTGCGCGGGAAGGCGGAGCGGTCCAGGCCGACCTCACGGGCGGCGGCGATCCTGGCCTGCTCCAGGAAGTGCCGTCGGCTCATCGCGCCCAGCTGCAGCGTGTACCTGATGGCCAGGCCGTCCAGCATGGCGTCGAGCCGCTCGGCCGCCGCGGCGGGGTCGTCGCAGGTGAACTCGCCGGAGCGGACGCCCTCGCGGATCACCCGCTCGACCACGGCGAGCCAGGCGCCGTCCAGCTCGCCCACGATGTTGCGCAGCGCCTGCTCGCGCACGCTGGCCGCCCAGGCCTCCAGCCAGAGCACCCAGCCGGAGTTGTCGCCCTCCTCGGGGAGGTAGAAGTGCAGCACCGCGTCCATCCGGTCCACGGAGCTGCCGGGACTGTCCGCCACGTCCTGGAGCTTGCGGATGTCGTCCACGCTGGCGGCCCGGAGCATCTCCGTGAGCAGCACGTCCTTGGTGGCGAAGTGGTAGTGGATCAGCCCGCCGCTGACATCGGTGGCCTTGGCGATGTCGGCCACGCGGGTGTTCGCGAGACCGCGTTCGAGCACGACCTTGCGGGCCGCCTCCAACAGCTCGGCCCGACGCTGGTCCACCTGTTCCTCGCGGCCGCTGCGCCCGGGCCGGCCCGTCGTCTCGTTGGCTTTCACAGTCCCCCATCGTAACGGAGCGAGATCACTTCACCGTGACTTATTGATTAACCAGTCAGCCTCTATTGCGCGGCCCCCTCCCGTGCCTACACTGCCGCGCATGGCTCAGGACATCCTCTCTCCGAGCACCACCGACCGGACCGCGACCGGCGGGACCGTCGAACTCGTCTCCCTGCGCAAGGACTTCGCCGACAGCACCGCTGTCGACGGGATCGACCTGCGCATCCCCGGCGGCGAGTTCTTCTCCCTGCTCGGCCCCTCGGGGTGCGGCAAGACCACCACCCTCCGCATGATCGCGGGCTTCGAGGAACCCACCTCGGGACAGATCCTGCTCGACGGCGTCGACGTCGCCCACGTCCCGGCGCACCGGCGTCCCGTGAACACGGTCTTCCAGAGCTACGCGCTCTTCCCCCACCTCAGCGTCGCCGACAACGTCGGCTACGGGCTGCGCTGGACCGCCCCCGGCGGCGGCGCCGAGGGCCGGGCGGCCCGCCCCGACAAGCAGGGCCGCCGCCGACTCGTCGCCGACGCCCTCGAACTCGTGCAGCTCACCCGTTTCGCCGACCGCAAACCGCACCAGCTCTCCGGCGGCCAGCAGCAGCGCGTGGCCCTGGCCCGCGCCCTGGTGCTCAAGCCCTCGGTGCTGCTGCTGGACGAACCGCTCGGCGCGCTGGACGCCCGCCTGCGCAAAGCGCTGCGCGCCGAACTGATGGACGTGCAGCGGACCGTGGGCACCACCTTCGTCTTCGTCACGCACGACCAGGAGGAGGCACTGGAGATGTCCGACCGACTCGCCGTGATGGACGGCGGCCGCGTCGTCCAGTGCGGTACCCCGCGCGAGGTCTACGAGCACCCGCGCACCGAGTTCGCCGCCGACTTCCTCGGCACCGCCAACCTGCTCGACGTCGACTGCGGCGGCTCCCCGGGCGATCCGCTGCGCCGGGTCGGGGTCGGCGCCTTCGAGCTCGTGGCCGGCTGCCCGCTGACCATGCCGCCGGGCCCGGCCCGCGCGGTCGTCCGCCCCGAACGCCTCCGGGTCCGCCGCGCGGCCGAGGGCGCTCCGGCCTCGGGGACGCTCCCCGGCATCGTCGACCGTACGACCTACGTCGGGGCGACCACGCAGCTGACGGTCCGTCTCCCGCACGGCCCCTGCCTGCAGGTGCTGGTCCTCGGCGACGAGGGCGAGCTGCCGCCGGGCACGCCGGTGGAGATCACCTGCCCGCCGGGCGCGCTGCGCGTGCTGGAGCGGGAGACGCCCGCGGCCCAGGATTGAGGGACCGCGCCGAGCCGCCGGGTTCCGGGGCTCGCCCGGCATTACGCTGTTCCGGTTCGGACACCTGTGCATGCTTTTGGTGCCCTTTGCGCAACCGGAACAGGAGGGCCGATGGGCGGTCTCGGCGTCGGGTGGAAGCTGCACAACGGGGGACGCCCGCCGGAGCCCGGTGCGGTGGTCGCCCCCGACGAGCGGCTCAGCTGGGGCCGGACGATCGGGCTCGGCGCGCAGCACGTCGTGGCGATGTTCGGCGCCTCGTTCGTGGCCCCGGTGCTCATGGGCCTGAACCCGAACCTGGCGATCATGATGTCCGGCGTCGCCACGATCCTCTTCTTGCTCTGGACCCGCGGGACCATCCCCTCCTATCTCGGCAACAGCCTCTCCTTCGTGGGCGCGGCCGCCACCATCAGGCTCCAGGGCGGCGGCACGGCCCAGGTCACCGGTGCGCTGCTGGTGACCGGGGCCGCTCTGGCCCTGGCCGGCTTCGCCGTCCGCGCGCTCGGGGCGCAGGTCGTGCACGCCGTGCTGCCGCCGGTGGTCACCGGTGCGGTCGTGATGCTGATCGGCTTCAACCTCGCGCCGGTCACCGCGGGCACCTACTGGCCCCAGGACCAGTGGACCGCCCTGGCCACCATGCTCGCCACCGGCTTCGCCCTGGTCGCCCTGCGCGGTTTCTGGTCCCGCATCGCGATCTTCCTCGGGCTGGTCTTCGGCTACCTGCTCTCCTGGATCCTCGACCGCGTCCTCGGGAAGATCCACTCCGTCGACGGGAGCGGCAAGACGACCGACCACTGGCGCCTCGACCTCTCCGCGGTCCGCCACGCCGACTGGATCGGCCTCCCCCAGTTCCACGCCCCCGCCTTCGACCTCTCCGCGATCCTGGTGGCCCTCCCGGTCCTCATCGCCCTGATCGCGGAGAACACCGGCCACGTCAAGGCGGTCAGCGAGATGACCGGCGCCGACCTCGACGGCCAGATGGGCAACGCGATCGCCGCCGACGGCGTCGGCACCGTCGTCTCCACCGCGGTCGGCGGCGGAGCCACCACCACCTACGCCGAGAACATCGGCGTCATGGCCGCCACCCGCGTCTACTCCACCGCCGCGTACTGGGCCGCGGCCGGGTTCGCCCTGCTGTTCGGCCTCTGCCCGAAGTTCGGCGCGGTCGTGGCCGCCATCCCCGGCGGGGTGCTCGGCGGCATCACCGTCGTGCTCTACGGCATGATCGGCCTGCTGGGCGCGCAGATCTGGATCCGCAACCAGGTCGACCTGACCAACCCGGTCAACCTCGTCCCCTGTGCCGCGGGCATCATCATCGGCGCGGGCAACGTCACCATGCACATCACCAAGAACTTCACCCTCGGCGGCATCGCGCTGGGCACCCTGGTCACCCTCACCGGCTACCACACCCTCCGCGCCTGCGCCCCCGCCCACCTCCGCGAGCCGTCCCCACGCCCCACCCCCGCCGACGACCCGCGCGTCGGCGGCTGACGGCGTGCTGGGCGAACCGCGCGCGTGCCTGCCGGCCCGGGTGGAGATTCTCGGCGGAGCCCGCGATCCGCGACCCCTGTCCGCGCTGGAATCGCGCCGTGGTCTGAGTGACGCCGCCTCCCGGCCGGGGCCCGCGGTCGGCCTCACGCCCTGGCGACGCTCTCCTCCGCCCGTTCGCGGATCCCGGCGTCCGAGCAGAATCCGCTGCCTGAGCGCTTCAGGCAGAGCAGGCCGACCAGTCGCCCGTCGTCGGTGACGACGGCCACCCGGCGCCGACCGGCCGCGGCCATCGCGTCCCAGGTTTCGTACAGGCCGGCGGACGGCGGGACCACGCGGTCGCCGAGCCGTCCCACCGACGCGGCCGGTTCCCTGTCGTCCCGGCCGGCCAGGTCCGGTCGCTCCACGACGGCGACCAGGACGTCCTGGCGGACCACCAGCAGGGCGTGCACCTTGTCGTGGCGGAAGAACTCCCGCGCCTGACCGACGGTCGTCGAGACCGGGGAGGTCTTGGGGAACGTGTGCATGGCCTCGGCCACCAGGGCGTCCCCGTCGGGGCTCATCGGGCTTCGCTCCATTCAGAGAGCCTCACATCCCGCGGACGGCGGTCAGCGCTTACCCGAACATTCTGCCGACAACCGGTCCGGCCGGGCGTCCGGGGCCGGGGTGTCCCAGACCTCCGGTGTTGGTTCGTGCACGGCGAGGGTAGGTGCAGGGGACGGACCTGGGGGCAGAGTAGAGGTGTACCTCCCGGTCGTCGCAGAGGATCGAAGCACCACGGGAAGGCGTCATGCGTTTCCGCTCCCACCGCCCACCGCCGCCGCGTATCACCGACGCCAGCCCCGGCCTGTCCGAGGACATCCGTCACCGACAGCGCCGGTACGCCCTCACCATGGGGATCCGTACGGTCTGCGTGATCCTCGGGATCGTCCTGTGGCAGATCAACCGGGTCGCCGCCGTCATCGCCATCGGGGCGGGCGGGGTCCTGCCCTACATCGCCGTCGTCTTCGCCAACGCGGGACACGAACGCTCCGCCGAGCCCCTCGACGCCCGGCTCACGCCCAGGCCGCCCTCCGGACTCCCGCCGGGGCAGGAGCCCGGCGACCGATCGGGCGAGGCGGACGAACCGGAGTACGGGGATCACCCGGACGACGACGGCTGAGCGCCGTCACCCGAGACCCGGGCCGGGACCGCGATCCGGGCGGGGGCGTTCCCGGGGTGCCGCTCGCACGTCCCAGGCGCTCGCCAGGGCGTCGGAGCGGACCAGGCCGAGGACGCCGGCCACCATCAGCGCGCCGCCGACCACGGCGAGGACCGCGCCGAGGAGGACCGCACCGAACGGGAACGACAGCCGGTCGGCGAAGAGCACGCGCCCGAGGGCCAGGCTCACCATTGCGTCGACGAGCGTCAGCGCCGGCTGCGAGGCCCGCAGCGTCCCGGCCCGCAGGGTGACCTGGAGCAGGGCGAAGCTGCCGCCGCCGGTGACGGCGAGCGCGTAGACCGGCCAGTCCGTCCACAACTGCGCGAAGCCCGAGGCGCCGACCCGCGTGAGCGTCTCCTTGACCAGCGCCGCGGTGAGGGCGAAGCCGGTCGCGGTCGCGCAGCCCAGCAGCACCGCCTTTCCCGCGCCGCGGGCCTTCCACGCCGCCGCGACCAGCACGACGATCACGGCCGACACCGCGAGCGCCACCACGAGCCAGCGACCTCCCGGCGCCACCGCGCCGCCGCCGGGCTGCGGATCGGTGGCGGCCAGGAACAGCGCGAGGCCCACGGCCAGCGCGGCGAAGGCCGCCCAGGTGCGGCGGCCGGGGTCACGCCGGAACACCAGGCGGCCGATCACCAGGGCGAACAGCAGTTCCGAGGTGAGCAGCGGTTGGACCAGGGAGAGGCTGCCCAGGCCGAGCGCGGCGGCCTGGGCGACGGCCGCCAGGAGGAGTGCCGCGAATCCCGCCCACCATGCCCTGCTGCGCAGCAGCCAGGCCCAGTGACCGCCGGGGCGGTTGTCGGCGGTGGGCGGCCCGAGCGCCGCCAGCCGTTGCAGCACGGACACCGCGGCGTTGGCGGCGGCGCAGAGCAGCGCGCACAGGACCGACAGCGCAGTCACCGTCGCGGGCCCTCCCCTCGCAGCTGATCGGGCCGGTGGTCGGACGAGTGTGCGGTCTTCGGGCGGACACCACCGGCGCGGGCCTCAGCCGAAGCGGAACGCGAGCCGCTGGTAGAGCCCCGGAGCCGCGTGGCGCACCAGTTCCGGCAGTCGCATCCAGGCCGGCACGTACACCTGCTCGCGCCCCTGCTCCACCGCGCGGCAGACCGCCTCGGCCACGCGCTCCGGTGGCAGCGGTCGGGGGCGGGAACGCGCGTACGGGGCACCGCGACGGTCGAAGAAGGGGGTGTCGACGACGCCCGGCAGCACGTGGGTGACCCGGACCCCCGATCCGTGCACCTCCTGCCGCAGGGCGTCGGCGAAGACGCCGAGGGCGCCCTTGGCGGCGGAGTACACCGCCTCGTTGCGCACGCCCAGCGCGCCGGCGACCGAGCCGATGAGGACGATGTGCCCTTCCCCGCGGGCCAGCATCGGCGGGAGGACCAGGCGCACCAGGTGTACGGTGGCGATCAGGTCGACGGTGAGCAGCGCGTCGACGGCCTCGCCGGGCATGGTCCACAGCGGCCCCGCCCACCCGACGCCCGCCGCGGCCACCAGCAGGTCGATCCGGTCCCTGGCCGGCGCCGCCGCCGCGACCAGGGCGGCGGGCGCGCCCGGTTCGGACAGGTCCGCCGGAAGCGCCCGGCCGCCGGTGCGGGCGGCGACCCTTTCGAGCCTGGCCCGGTCGCGCCCGCACAGGACCAGCCGCCACGTGCCCTGTTCGGCCAGCCGTTGTGCGACGGCCGCACCGATCCCCGAGGACGCGCCGGTGATCAGGCCGACGGGCGCGCCCCGGCCCGCGGGACGACGCCGGCCGGGCGGCCTGGTGTTGCCGCGGAGGGAGATCACAGCGGCTCCTGTCCGGAGGGGGACGTCTGGCGTCGACGGCGCGCGGCCCAGGTGCCGGACCCGACGTCCGTCTCTCTTCCACCTTGCCCGGGATCGGCCGTTCCAGCGCGCCCAGTCACGCCTGACCGCGCCGGACCCGCCCGCCGCTCGCCACCGCGCCTCCCCCACCGATCGCTCCTACGCTGGAGCCCGTGGCCCGGTTCCTGATCCTGAGCGCGAGCATGGGGGACGGCCACGACGCGGTCGCCCGCGCGTTGGCGGCCCGTCTGGACGGGCAGGGCCACGACGCCGTCGCCGTGGACGCGCTGCGCCTGCTCCCGGGACCCGCCGCGGGGGCCGCGCTGCGCGGCTTCTACCAGGGCTGCATCCGGCACGCGCCCTGGATCTACGCGGCGCTGTACGCCGGTTTCTTCCGGCCCCGCGCGCATCCGGGTGCCAACCCGCTCGCCTCGGTGATGGGGCCTCGGCTGCTCGCGCTCGTCCGGCGGTTGCGGCCGGACCTGGTCGTTCCCGTCTTCCATCTCGCGGCGCAGGTGACGGGGCGGGAGCGGGCGCTCGGCCGGCTCGAGGTGCCCAGCGCGGTCGTGGTGACGGACTTCGCCGTGCACCGGCAGTGGCTGCATCCCGGCAACGACCAGTACCTGTGCCTGACCCGGCCCGCGGCCGACCTGGCCGGGGCCGGGACCGGCCGCCCGGCGCGAGCCGTGGGCGCCGTGCTGGCCGACCGCTTCCTCCCGCCCCGCGCGCCCGTGCGGCATCCCGCGCCCGGACCGCCGCGCGTGCTGCTCTCGGCCGGCGCCTGGGGCGCGGGGACACGGTTCGAGCAGACCGCCGGGTGCCTGACCGCAGCGGGCTTCACGCCGATGGTGCTGTGCGGGCGCAACGAGCGTCTGCGCCGCCGCCTCGACGGACTGCCGGGCGTCACCGCCCTGGGCTGGCAGCGGGATCTGCCCGCGCTGCTCGCCCGGAGTGCCGCTTTGATCGACAACGCCGCCGGACAGACGGCGCTCCAGGCCCTCGCCCTCGGCGTCCCCGTGGTCGCCTACCGGCCGCTGCCCGGTCACGGCCGTGAGGGGGTCCGGGCGATGGCCGACCTCGGTCTCAGCCGCCTGGCCCGGACTCCGGCGGAGCTCGTCGCGGCGCTCCAGGACGCGGCGCTCCAGGACGCGGCGCGCCGGACGGACCGGGCCGAGGGAGGACCGGCCGCTCCCTGGTCCACCGCCGCCGCGCGGCTCTTCCCCGGCACTGCGGCGGCCGTGCTGGCCGAACTCGCGGACGACGGCTGAGCCTGCACGCCGCGCGCGCTCACGCGTTCACTCGTTCACTCCTTCACGCGCCGGAGAAGGCGACGACTCCGTCGCCGGTGCCCAGCAGTACCCGACCGCCCGTCAGAACGGGCGAGGCGAAGTGCGGGAGCGGTCCTTCGGTCGTGGCGCGCGCCAGGACCCGGCCTGTCGCCTGGTCGAGGGCGAAGAGGGTGCCGGTCGCGCAGTCGGGGACCCAGACCGCGCCGCCGCCCAGGACGGGCGAACCGGCCGCGCGCAGCGGGAAGCTCCAGCCGGTCCGGGGCATCCCGGACGCGTCGAGGTCGACCCGCTGGACCGCGTCCGCGCAGGGAAGGAACACCGTACCCTCCGTGACGGCGGCCGAGCCGTAGGCGCTGCAGAGCGGAGCCTGGTGCAGTTCGCCGCCGACGCCGCCCAGGTGCCCGCGGTCGAGTGTGTAGCCGGTGCCGCGCTTGCCGACCGCGAGGACGAAGCGGTCGCCGACCAACGCGGGGGTGAGCGAGCCGAGGTCGAGGTCCGCGGCGTTGTCGGCGGCCCAGGTGGCGGGGGCGAAGAAGTCGGTGCGCGTCAGCGTGCTCGGGGCGAGGGCGAGGACGGAGTCCGAGCCGTCGTATCCGCCGGCACCTCCGCCGGTCGCGGCGCCGTTGCCGACCGAGACCAGGATCTTCGGTCCGGCCCCGTTGCCCGCGCCGGCGGCGGCCGGGGTCACCACCGCTCCGCCAGGTGCCCAGATGCCGGCCTGACGGGACGTCGGCACGGCGTAGGACAGCACCGGACCGGCACCGGTGGCCGCCACCGACACCAGCGCGCCGACGTAGTCGCCGCAGTCGCCCTCCAGGCCGCCGAAGCCGACCAGCACCCGGCCGTCAACCGTGGCGAGGGCGCCGCGCTGCTGGTGGACGCCGGGGTCGCCGTGCGGCGGTTCGACCTCCCGGCGCACCCGCACGGTTCCACTCGCCGGGTCCAGGCCCGCCAGCAGGTGCCGCCCGCCGTCGAGTTCGGCCAGCACGAAGACCAGTCCGGTCGTCGGCTCGTACACCGGGGTGCTGGTGATGCCCAGTGGGTCGATGTCGCCGCAGGGGAGCGTGTGGAGCGGTGCCGGCGTGCCGAGGTGGGCGCGCCACAGGATGCGGCCGGACGCGAGGTCGAGCCGGTAGACGCTGTCGTTCTCGGTCGCCGCG
This genomic interval from Streptacidiphilus rugosus AM-16 contains the following:
- a CDS encoding ABC transporter ATP-binding protein — encoded protein: MAQDILSPSTTDRTATGGTVELVSLRKDFADSTAVDGIDLRIPGGEFFSLLGPSGCGKTTTLRMIAGFEEPTSGQILLDGVDVAHVPAHRRPVNTVFQSYALFPHLSVADNVGYGLRWTAPGGGAEGRAARPDKQGRRRLVADALELVQLTRFADRKPHQLSGGQQQRVALARALVLKPSVLLLDEPLGALDARLRKALRAELMDVQRTVGTTFVFVTHDQEEALEMSDRLAVMDGGRVVQCGTPREVYEHPRTEFAADFLGTANLLDVDCGGSPGDPLRRVGVGAFELVAGCPLTMPPGPARAVVRPERLRVRRAAEGAPASGTLPGIVDRTTYVGATTQLTVRLPHGPCLQVLVLGDEGELPPGTPVEITCPPGALRVLERETPAAQD
- a CDS encoding SDR family NAD(P)-dependent oxidoreductase, giving the protein MISLRGNTRPPGRRRPAGRGAPVGLITGASSGIGAAVAQRLAEQGTWRLVLCGRDRARLERVAARTGGRALPADLSEPGAPAALVAAAAPARDRIDLLVAAAGVGWAGPLWTMPGEAVDALLTVDLIATVHLVRLVLPPMLARGEGHIVLIGSVAGALGVRNEAVYSAAKGALGVFADALRQEVHGSGVRVTHVLPGVVDTPFFDRRGAPYARSRPRPLPPERVAEAVCRAVEQGREQVYVPAWMRLPELVRHAAPGLYQRLAFRFG
- a CDS encoding DUF3099 domain-containing protein; translated protein: MRFRSHRPPPPRITDASPGLSEDIRHRQRRYALTMGIRTVCVILGIVLWQINRVAAVIAIGAGGVLPYIAVVFANAGHERSAEPLDARLTPRPPSGLPPGQEPGDRSGEADEPEYGDHPDDDG
- a CDS encoding MGDG synthase family glycosyltransferase — translated: MGDGHDAVARALAARLDGQGHDAVAVDALRLLPGPAAGAALRGFYQGCIRHAPWIYAALYAGFFRPRAHPGANPLASVMGPRLLALVRRLRPDLVVPVFHLAAQVTGRERALGRLEVPSAVVVTDFAVHRQWLHPGNDQYLCLTRPAADLAGAGTGRPARAVGAVLADRFLPPRAPVRHPAPGPPRVLLSAGAWGAGTRFEQTAGCLTAAGFTPMVLCGRNERLRRRLDGLPGVTALGWQRDLPALLARSAALIDNAAGQTALQALALGVPVVAYRPLPGHGREGVRAMADLGLSRLARTPAELVAALQDAALQDAARRTDRAEGGPAAPWSTAAARLFPGTAAAVLAELADDG
- a CDS encoding DMT family transporter codes for the protein MTALSVLCALLCAAANAAVSVLQRLAALGPPTADNRPGGHWAWLLRSRAWWAGFAALLLAAVAQAAALGLGSLSLVQPLLTSELLFALVIGRLVFRRDPGRRTWAAFAALAVGLALFLAATDPQPGGGAVAPGGRWLVVALAVSAVIVVLVAAAWKARGAGKAVLLGCATATGFALTAALVKETLTRVGASGFAQLWTDWPVYALAVTGGGSFALLQVTLRAGTLRASQPALTLVDAMVSLALGRVLFADRLSFPFGAVLLGAVLAVVGGALMVAGVLGLVRSDALASAWDVRAAPRERPRPDRGPGPGLG
- a CDS encoding TetR/AcrR family transcriptional regulator — encoded protein: MKANETTGRPGRSGREEQVDQRRAELLEAARKVVLERGLANTRVADIAKATDVSGGLIHYHFATKDVLLTEMLRAASVDDIRKLQDVADSPGSSVDRMDAVLHFYLPEEGDNSGWVLWLEAWAASVREQALRNIVGELDGAWLAVVERVIREGVRSGEFTCDDPAAAAERLDAMLDGLAIRYTLQLGAMSRRHFLEQARIAAAREVGLDRSAFPRSR
- a CDS encoding CBS domain-containing protein, whose product is MSPDGDALVAEAMHTFPKTSPVSTTVGQAREFFRHDKVHALLVVRQDVLVAVVERPDLAGRDDREPAASVGRLGDRVVPPSAGLYETWDAMAAAGRRRVAVVTDDGRLVGLLCLKRSGSGFCSDAGIRERAEESVARA
- a CDS encoding acyl-CoA dehydrogenase family protein; protein product: MSSLVTLSPQQQELAERARRFVEQELLPYEVQAERAGGRLPQEIVDGIRTAAVKAGLNGGRIAPEHGGQGWSATDYVAVHEQLGRSTNGLWWWIPDAYNVLTAGTPEQIDRYLRPCVAGTAAVSYAVTEEHAGSDPSRIATTARRVVDEHGEGWLISGEKWFVTSGDVATTHVVVAVAEEGPTLFLVPADAPGVETVDDPPFTHSFPHGHPAIRFTDVRVGPAEVLGPLGGADALQQRWFVEERLGIAVHCVAAMGRLLEEATAWAAGREQGGSRILDYQGVSFPLADSAADAAAARLLVYEVAALADSGADPKVVHAKASVAKLFASEAANRCADRVVQVFGGRGYIRTTAAERFWRELRVDRIWEGTSEIQRLVVARALERRGVRAVIA
- a CDS encoding cupin domain-containing protein, which codes for MASSFVIADAEPVPYDLEPGQAVAGEPVVADANIWTAPDGSAIRGIWTCTPGAIRMTESEIFVVVEGKATIIPEGGQPFDIAPGSAVILDRATPVVLEVHETLRKCYHMELQPETAAG
- a CDS encoding uracil-xanthine permease family protein — translated: MGGLGVGWKLHNGGRPPEPGAVVAPDERLSWGRTIGLGAQHVVAMFGASFVAPVLMGLNPNLAIMMSGVATILFLLWTRGTIPSYLGNSLSFVGAAATIRLQGGGTAQVTGALLVTGAALALAGFAVRALGAQVVHAVLPPVVTGAVVMLIGFNLAPVTAGTYWPQDQWTALATMLATGFALVALRGFWSRIAIFLGLVFGYLLSWILDRVLGKIHSVDGSGKTTDHWRLDLSAVRHADWIGLPQFHAPAFDLSAILVALPVLIALIAENTGHVKAVSEMTGADLDGQMGNAIAADGVGTVVSTAVGGGATTTYAENIGVMAATRVYSTAAYWAAAGFALLFGLCPKFGAVVAAIPGGVLGGITVVLYGMIGLLGAQIWIRNQVDLTNPVNLVPCAAGIIIGAGNVTMHITKNFTLGGIALGTLVTLTGYHTLRACAPAHLREPSPRPTPADDPRVGG
- a CDS encoding oxidoreductase, translating into MTDALFAPLRVGPVELPNRIVSTSHQTGLVHDHRPTPALLAYHAERAAGGVGAVFVEAAAVHPSGLINSHTLAAYQPQSLPGLAALADAVHAHGTPLLLQLMHGGSEEFSGAPRSAAPAPSAVPSPRFRVEPRALTLREIRAIVRGYADAARHAVQAGFDGVEVSAAHGYLPAQFMSPLTNHRADAYAAPLRFTTEVLRAVREAIGADRALSVRLAADELTPGGLDNARCLEIAEELAPLVDCVSLALGYSRTLAGSSWIAPPPPVAEDVILTRLGGLRERLPRDVRLLATTRIVDPVSAAGAVARGLADAVGMTRALIADPHLPRKLRAGVPAIPCIGCNQSCIGHYHEGLPIGCAVNVRTGREATLPQRPDRPPRERRLPVAGRARPPLLVVGAGPAGVAAAVEAGYAGRRVLLVERAEGVGGQLWLAGRAPAHRESARRWYAWAERELLAAGVDLRLGTDAAQTLEEFAAESEGVEGPAIVLAAGAVPYRPELPVPPGLAMVDAWTAIGEPERLPPPGDGAVLVADWGGGWCGPDAAEVLAASGREVLLACAAPVPGMSLHQYQRNGYLARLDALGVRLLPHLELVADPEEGTELTLRHVFSGRLEGLPEDVSAVVVAHGRVPQDELWARLEGRPGAVRAGDVRAARSLEEAVLEGTRAVLAVPAP